From Apteryx mantelli isolate bAptMan1 chromosome 14, bAptMan1.hap1, whole genome shotgun sequence, the proteins below share one genomic window:
- the SLU7 gene encoding pre-mRNA-splicing factor SLU7: protein MASGTVVNATPSGGSNDVSLEEPKKMTREDWRKKKELEEQRKLGNAPAEVDEEGKDINPHIPQYISSVPWYIDPSKRPTLKHQRPQPEKQKQYSSSGDWYKRGVQEHAVATKYRKGACENCGALTHKKKDCMERPRKVGAKYTGMNIAPDEHVQPQLMFDYDGKRDRWNGYNPEEHMKIVEEYSKVDLAKRTLKAQKLQEELASGKLEQVNSPRHQWGEEEPNSQTERDHNSEDEDEDKYADDIDMPGQNFDSKRRITVRNLRIREDIAKYLRNLDPNSAYYDPKTRAMRENPYANTGKNPDEVGYAGDNFVRYTGDTISMAQTQLFAWEAYDKGSEVHLQADPTKLELLYKSFKVKKEDFKAQQKESILEKYGGQEHLDAPPAELLLAQTEDYVEYSRHGTVIKGQEKAIACSKYEEDVKINNHTCIWGSYWKEGKWGYKCCHSFVKFSYCTGEVGKEIANTEASLPEDQPREEEHMTKPKTLMEIHQEKQKDKKKKKHKKSSNSDSEGEEKKKQEKLKKALNAEEARLLHVKEIMQLDERKRPYNSVYETREPTEEEMEAYRMKRQRPDDPMASFLGQ from the exons ATGGCGTCCGGGACAGTAGTGAACGCAACTCCTTCGGGAGGATCAAATGATGTCAGCCTGGAGGAACCGAAGAAGATGACGAGGGAAGActggagaaaaaagaaggaattgGAAGAACAGAGAAAACTGGGCAACGCGCCTGCTGAAGTGGATGAAGAAGGAAA AGATATCAATCCTCATATTCCACAGTACATATCCTCAGTACCATGGTACATAGATCCTTCTAAAAGACCCACTCTAAAGCACCAGAGACCTCAGCCAGAGAAGCAGAAACAGTATAGCTCCTCTGGAGATTGGTACAAACGAGGAGTTCAAGAG cATGCTGTAGCAACTAAATATCGTAAAGGAGCTTGTGAGAACTGTGGTGCATTGACACACAAAAAGAAAGACTGCATGGAG agaccCAGGAAAGTTGGAGCAAAATACACAGGCATGAACATTGCACCAGATGAACACGTGCAGCCTCAGCTAATGTTTGATTATGATGGAAAGCGAGATCGTTGGAATGGTTATAACCCAGAAGAGCACATGAAGATTGTAGAGGAATATTCCAAAGTTGACTTG GCCAAACGTACGCTGAAAGCCCAGAAGCTTCAGGAAGAGTTAGCATCAGGAAAGCTGGAGCAAGTG AACTCCCCAAGACACCAATGGGGAGAAGAGGAACCAAATTCACAGACA GAAAGAGATCATAACAGcgaagatgaagatgaagataAATATGCAGATGATATTGATATGCCTGGACAGAACTTTGACTCTAAAAGACGTATCACAGTTCGAAATCTACGTATTCGGGAAGATATTGCAAAA TACCTGAGGAATCTAGATCCAAACTCTGCTTATTATGATCCCAAAACAAGAGCAATGAGGGAGAACCCCTATGCCAATACAGGCAAGAATCCAGATGA AGTTGGTTACGCAGGTGACAACTTTGTCCGTTACACTGGAGATACCATTTCAATGGCACAGACTCAGT TGTTTGCTTGGGAGGCTTATGACAAAGGCTCTGAAGTTCATCTTCAAGCAGACCCTACAAAATTAGAGCTACTTTATAAGTCCTTCAAAGTGAAAAAAGAAGATTTCAAGGCACAGCAGAAAGAAAGCATCCTGGAGAAG TATGGAGGACAAGAACATCTAGATGCCCCACCTGCTGAATTGCTTTTAGCTCAAACAGAAGATTACGTGGAATATTCTAGGCATGGAACAGTCATCAAAGGACAAGAGAAAGCTATTGCTTGCTCTAAATATGAAGAGGATGTAAAGATCAACAACCACACA TGCATTTGGGGTTCATACTGGAAAGAAGGCAAGTGGGGTTACAAATGCTGCCACTCGTTTGTCAAGTTCTCTTACTGTACAGGAGAAGTTGGGAAAGAAATTGCT AATACTGAAGCAAGCTTACCAGAAGACCAACCCAGGGAGGAAGAGCACATGACAAAACCCAAAACTCTGATGGAG ATCcaccaagaaaaacagaaagacaagaaaaagaagaaacacaagAAGAGCTCAAATTCAGATAGTGAGggtgaagagaaaaagaagcaagaaaaactTAAAAAG GCATTAAATGCAGAAGAGGCTCGTCTCCTCCATGTCAAAGAAATCATGCAGTTAGATGAGAGGAAGAGGCCATATAACAGCGTATATGAAACCAGGGAGCCAACAGAGGAGGAAATGGAAGCCTATAGAATGAAACGTCAGAGACCTGATGATCCCATGGCCTCTTTCCTTGGACAGTAA
- the PTTG1 gene encoding securin, with the protein MATLIFIDKENGDVSAAKNQLRRPSASSKVLSERTQVHTPLPKKIISTSPATSLSVRKALGNVNRTLEVPSKKEQLKQKNQPCTAKKITEKTAGLESCDAVAEEAYPEMENMFPYDPLDFESFDVPEEHRLSHLTLSGVPLMIFESTSDRLVNMVPSPVKLPQMSWECDLLQSTTDFLSTLDEIIDMPPLNHDL; encoded by the exons ATGGCAACACTAATCTTCATTGATAAAGAGAACGGTGATGTTAGTGCTGCTAAGAATCAGTTAAGACGGCCTTCAGCATCTT cAAAAGTCTTATCTGAAAGAACACAAGTCCATACTCCACTTCCCAAAAAAATAATCAGTACATCTCCAGCCACATCTCTCTCTGTCAGAAAGGCTCTTGGAAATGTGAACAGAACTCTAGAAGTGCCAAGCAAGAAAGAGCAGttgaaacagaaaaatcagcCTTGTACTGCAAAGAAG ATTACTGAAAAGACTGCTGGATTAGAAAGCTGTGATGCAGTAGCTGAAGAAGCCTATCCAGAAATGGAAAATATGTTTCCCTATGATCCTCTAG ACTTTGAGAGCTTTGATGTTCCTGAAGAGCACAGACTAAGTCATCTGACCCTGAGTGGTGTTCCCCTCATGATATTTGAAAGTACATCTGACAGACTTGTAAACATGGTTCCTTCTCCTGTGAAGCTTCCACAAATGTCATGGGAGTGTG ACTTGCTACAATCAACTACTGATTTCCTTTCTACTCTGGATGAGATCATTGATATGCCACCTCTGAATCATGACCTTTAA